The genome window agtttttaataaaCCTCCTGGTTCTCACCTTCCTGATCCTCCCAGAGTTCAGCAGCAGTCATGTTCAGAGGAGACTCGTTGTTCGGCTCTGACGaggaaacagaaatgttaaaaacctttaaatgagaaactgacactgaccagaAACCACGGTCTGGATTGGTTGAACTGGTTGAACTGGTCACCTCCCAGCAGGCTCTGGATGGACAGCAGGATGGAGCGGACGTCGTAAAGCGCCGACCACTTGTCCTTCAGGATGTCGAGGCAGATGAATCCCTGTTCGTCGACGTTGGGATGGAAACACGGCGTCACAAACTTCACCCGAGGAGCCTGATATGGGTACCCAGCCGGAAAGTCCAGAGACAGCCGGTACCTGAGGCCCTCATacacctgagacacacaggTAGGATGGAGCTATGACCTCTGACCGCACCGTGACCTGATCACTGACACATTGATTACTGATCATGTGTGAACGTACCGTCCCCTGAGCTCCGTCAATGGTTCCGATCCATTTAAAGAGATTATCGGATTCTGGAAACGCCGAGATCCCCTTATCACCTGACATCTGACATCAGCGAGAGACAGGTcacatgatgacatcatcattttATCTAAGTCTATTTGATGCTGCTGGAGCTGTGAATTTCCCttgcggattaataaagtatctatctatcatcAGAGAGACTACATGAGTCCCACAGGTGAGTGATGTGTGGTTACCATGGAGACCATCTCAGTGGCTTAACCTGGATGACATCATAATAAAGGTGAACTCACCATCAGAGTCATGAGCTCCTGCTGcagcctgcagacacacacatatgacaTCATCATTAATGGACACATCAGCTGTTATTAGACATCAGTAACCAGCACCGTTAACTGATCACAGCTGAAATGGTCTCCACCAGTTAAAGCAGTTTCtacatgaaacaaatgaaacctCCCTCAGACTCTGAGGCTTCAGGTCCATGAAATAAAAGTCTCAGGTTTAAATTGAGACCTGAAGACACTCTTCAGAGACCAGAGTCCAGGGTTCAAGGCTTAACAGGAACTTGAGACTTTGAAACTGAAGCTTTCTACAGCAGCGGAGTTGTTTCAATGTTCAGTCAACGTTAAAGAGACTCCGACGAGGTCCAGGTCTGACCGAGTTCTGTTTAGACTGAGCTGTGTCAGTgaggaggtggaaaaaaaaataaaaacaaaatcatctgAGAGGTCAACGGTTACATAGTTTATGAAAAGCAACAGGTGTTCACAGGTGAGAGTCAGGATGAAACTGCAGGACgcagacagatgtttcctgttCAACCACAGACGACTTCAGAACCAGAACATCCAAGGACTCAACAACAGAAAGACCAGAAACAAACCTCGGCTCCTCACCCAGAGCCTCCACCTGGATCTGTTCTGGTCCCAGTGGGACAGAATCAGATCTCAAATCAGATGATTTAGTTTGACCAGAACCCTGGACTCTGGTCTCTGGACTCTTCAGGTCTGAATCTGTCTGATGTGAACCAGCTCAAATTAAACCTGAgaattttctctttcatgtttcatctgttattttatgtttaccTGCTGAACAAGGTAAAACCTGAACCTCAGAACCACAGACTGAGTTCACCAGGTCCCATGTCTGGTCCAGTCTGGAGGATCACTTCAACCAGAACTCAGACTCTGTGACATGTGACACTCAGATTAGATCTGGATTGAGACCTGGTGACAAACAGTACGGTCCCAGCAGGGCAGCGGAGCCGGGCCGGACCGGTCTCTCTCACCGTTTGGACACCGAGCTTCGGGCCGCACTGCCACCACTCTCGCTGCCCTTCAGAGCGACTGTTGAAGAAGCTGCAGCCGCTGCGGGGTCCATGTTCTGGGAGGCCATGAGTGAAACGGTCCGGttcctggaggagacagagacagaccgGGTCACAGCGGGACCGACACCGACGCACAGTTCTCACACCGCGGACACTCTCCTCACATTCTCCCGTTAAACGTTAGCCATCGGATGTTAGTTAACCGTCAGTTACACAGTCCGGTGTTTGTCACGGGGTTAAAACAGTCCGTTACCGGGTACCGTGGATTCGTTAGCAGCTGCTTGTTTTTCCCTGTTAGCTTCATGCTAACGCCGTTAGCTCAGTCGGCTAACTGGTCGTTAGCAGCGCTGTTAGCTTGTTTACTACTGACGCCGGAGCGGACAAACCGTTTTCTACTGTAGGTTCTCAGGCACACACCGCAGACACGTACCAGGTGTATAAACCAGGTGTTTCACCTACCTGCAGGACTCACCGTGTGTCAGGATGTTAGCGGTCCGAACTGCCGTCTCTCCGGTTCAAACTGAACACACTCCCGCCCCCCGGTTTAAACCGACGCTACCTCACTCACCAAGCCAATCAGCACCCGACTTTCAAAAACAAACCACCTCCTGCTGACCAATGAGAAGGATGAGCACGGACGGAACCGCACTGTGATTGGGTAGAAGGAGCTTCCGGAAAGTGACCAAGCTACGTTGAATGTTGACGTCACAGAGTGGAGACAAACAAAAGTTTCTGATTTTTGAACCGAAAAGATTCAGATTTAACCCTTAACCgttaaattatataaaataatttaaaattatattCACTGGATGAAAACACGTTCACTCCATGACTGCAAGATGCATGTAGAGATACCTGtactttattgtttttctacGTTCTGCTATAAATTACATTCATCTGACAGCTGGAGTATAAACAGTATTTATTATATAGGTATTTTCTTACAGAAACAGTCGAACTAAGTCTCAGGTGAAAACACTAAATGTAAATTAACAGTTAATTACACAGAATGAAGCTTCTAAATACTGAGGAATTCCAATAAAACCTCAACCCATCTGTTTACTTTCACATCAGATCATTTATATAGGATATAGGATTCCTGtcatcaacaacaaatactATGGACATTAATATAGGAAGGatacaaaaatttaaaaaacccTTTTCTCTGACAAATGTATCTAACgaatcaatttatttatttaaacacatGACAGTTTACTGAACTAATCATCAATCAAATAAATtatacaagaaaataaaattattatttttacacttaTATCTGTGAGCTGTTGTATTGATTACATTTCTATTTCAGAATATTCTGTATTATTACTTTTTACTGTATTAGTACTTCATGTATTTTTAGCACACTGTGTATATATCTCTTTAATCTGCCACATACCTGTTtacttacattacattacttttattagCTGTTTCCTATTGGGATGCATCGATCCAAACTGAGgttttcttttctaattttAAATCTGTCTGAACAGCACATCTAAAGAACTGGTTCTGACAGACCATGACCAGTTTTACTGTGTGGAAATCACTGAGATAAATTAGACAACGTTAACGACATGTGACAGATCAAGTCTGAGGCTGTGGTTCTCAGCcagaaaatggtggattgtTCCCTCCAGGTGGGGAGAGTTGCTGTCCCAAGTGAAGAAGCTGAAGTTTCTTGTGGTTCATGAGTGAGGGGAGGACTGAGCAGGAGAGCGACAGGTGGATTGGTGCAGTGTCAGCAGTAACACAGATGTTGGACTGGACCGTTGTGGTGAAGAGGAACTGAGCCAGAAGGCAAAGCTTTCAGTTTACCAGTTGATCTGTGTTCCAACTCTGACCTACAGTCATAAGATCTAGGTAGAGACCGAGAATGAGATTGTGGATACAGATgactgaaatgagtttcctctgcagggtgtctgggctcaggCTTCTGGGCagcttcctttggaggttttccaggcaTGTCCTAGTGGGAGGAAACCGCaggtagacccagaactcactCAAGAAATTATAAatctcatctggcctggaaCCACCTCCTTCACACTAAAGACATCTATGTTTTTTCCTCACAGAAACTTTCACTGGTAAAATCTTCAGTTTATCGTCAGTGTCAATGTATGGAAACAgcttctcagtgaaagtgtgtgtgatggtgtgtatgtgtgtgttagtatcagGATCAGAGAATGACAGTTTTCCTCTGTTCCAGTCCAGATTCACTCTAATCCTCTGGAGCTTTTCCTGCACTGGGAGGTCGATGTCTGGAGCTGGTGGTGACCATGTTGAGTATTTTCCTTCATAGAACCATGTTCCCCAGAATCCACACTGTATGAGTCCCTTCCTCTGGACAGACTCTGCTAACACACCTAATGTCCAGTACGTACTGTCTCCAACCTCgacatcccagctgtgagtctCTGATTCAaaaccctcagagcccaggacaaTGCGACCTATGaatctctctggattgtcaggaagctgctgtttctgtcctCGTCTCAGactggtcagatcttcagacaggatCAGTTCTGGACCAGCAGTGTTTGGGTCCAGAaccacaggactgtaggagaccatgtccttcatcttgttccagatgttgaaggtcaggttgcccaggtgtttggcctggtctatcagagctcctgGGTGCAGCTGgtgatcctccagcagggggcgctgctggactctttccactgcagccttgtagttgttgaggaatgagacgtcttcagctctcagctcgtcctctgtggctctgactgtgtgtgaaagagctgctatctctctgctcagagcctccatcttctccttcatcatctgactcttctgctcctcttcctccctcagtgcagccatcctggcctcctcttcctcttctagaaactggtgaagcttcttaaactgctccttaatctgcctctctgtgtgtcgggcctggaccttaatgtgttctgctgtttgatcaaactccACTTTAACTTCTTCTTTAAGGGCTCCAGAGTTTCCTGAAGTTCcttcttgtgttgttgtgcagcttcatcgatgggtctgaatctgtggtgggtgtgtttttctgaatctctgcagacgagacacactggctgctgatggtccagacagaagagtttgagtttctcagagtgcagactgcagagagcctctgaagatctctgatctctctcctgtaAGAAGGACTCACACAGCTTCTTTAAGGCCCGGTTTAAAGGTGGTTCTACTCTTGAAGATCGTCTCTTACAAACTGGACACTGTGGTgttggtttctctctccaccatctcttcagacagtctttacagaagctgtggctacatgacagaacaacaggatcTCTAAAGACCTCCTGACAGACCGGACAGCAGAGatcctcctctgatctggaagccatttagtctgagtgaagctgaaaacacagcagacaggaagtacagtcagtcatggctcccctccctcctctactaACATCACTGAAATTCACTTTGACTCTGAGTCCTGGTTTTAGTCAAactcaccttcagtgtgtggagagtcagcaggttgaagcagcagtgttgtagttttcctcttttctctcctgtagctgGACTCACTCAGAGGAAGCTGTTAGTTTGGTTTGAAGGTGAATCTGAGCGTCTgattttcagtctgtttctgtctttagtGACGACGAACAATAAACTGTTTCCTGGTTTGACTCAGGTGAGTCAGGTGAGGGGTGGAGTAATGTCACTCCTCTTCTGGTAAATGTTGGGTGTGTTTTGTTCAGCAGTACACATCTAATTTTGTCTGTAACACAGAGAACGTCATCATCTTTGTGATGCTTGTCATATTTGTTCATCAACAGATACGTACCAGATCAACAGTGACTTATCTAAACTGCACTCTCTGTAAATATACCAGTTGAAAGacttctgctctgttttttctttgtggaaTAGCTTTGTAGTGAGCGCTGTGTTCAAGCATAAGTTGGTTCATAAGAACACCTTAGGACAAAGATGTATGATCGAATCTGTGGTTCTATCATCACATCTGTGGCCACATGTCTTGGACACgtgaagagaggggcagagcTGTCAACTGATCCCCTAGATGGCAGGAAAGGCCGCTGGTAAACTCAAACATGTAGTGAACTGGGAACATCTGGTGGAGACCCTGGTCCACGAGGTCTTCAACTTGAGGGCAGTTGGGGACATGGAGTCACAATGGGTCATGTTCAAAACCATTGCAGAGGCACTGTCTGGGAGCTTTGGTCAGGAAGTTGTCAATGCCTTTTGAGGTGGCAACCTAAGAACCTGCTGGTGACCTCCAGCAGTGAGGGAAGCCGTCAGGTCGAAGAGACCAACCAAGCCTGTCtcctgaagcagcagacagGCACCAGGAGGTTAGAGGGGCTGAAGCTTTGGCAGCCCTGGAGGCTTAAAATTGGGTGTGGGATATCACACTGCTTAGCCTCCCCAGGAAAGTTAACTCCAAGGTGCTGGAAGCTCCAACCAGTTATTAAACCTCAGACCTCCACTCAAGTATCCTGGGGCCTTGTTCATGAGAGAGGGTAGGATATAGTAAAATGGATAGGTGGATTGGTGCATTGGCAGCAGTGATGTAGATGTTGTACCATgatgaagagggagctgagccagaAGGCAAAACTTTCAACCAATCGGCCAATCTAtatcaataaagtttttctgATTCTGCAATGGGTGGGTTAAGTCTGTCCCTTACTGATGACCCTGAACTGTCCTCACTAACGAGCTGAGCACTGAGCTGAGACCTGCATCAGCTGCTCTGTAATGGTGCCAGTCTTCAACCATGTGACCACTATTAGCAGTGACTACGTGAACTGCTGTCAGTGGGGCAGGGTCCTGGTCTGATAACACCTCTGTCTCTGGGTGGGGCAGTTTGTCCTGTGATCTGCAAAAACTGACCTCAGTGCTGTCCTGAGAGGAACCAGGGGTGGAACTGGTTTTCCATGATTTACCAAGATGATACAAATCTTTATTTCCCAGCATTGGAGGAAAAGGGCACTGAATGGgtttttcttaaactctcaAGATCTGTGTCCTGTTCAGCATATCACTATATGTTAACAAAGTCTTTGGATGCAGTCCTGGGACCTTATGTCCACACTGTCTTTGTATCCTCAGTTAATCAGAAGACTTCTGGGAGTGCGCTGCTCAAAAGAGCCATGCTGCAACAACACGGCCCAGGTCCTGCAGCACATCAAGCACCTAAACAGTCCACAGACTTCCTCCACATGTGGTCTGGCAtcagaatgaaaacacacctTGAAGAGATGCTGTCTTCAGGGAATGCCACGCTTATGGCTCACATGGTCTCTTCAAAGGTGCAGCTTTAAGTCCACAGGAGACAGTCCTGAAAGTCCTCACAGCAGATCTTAGTCTACTATGATAAGCTGTGGTACCAGTCTTAGCTGTGGTTATGATCCTCCATTGAGCTCCCAGTTCACAGTTCACTCAGTTTATCTAAAGTAACGTCTGTCTGGAGATTTGCTCTGATGTCTTCAGAGACATGAGGACTCACCTGTCAGGTGAGACCGCTGGTCGTCTCGTCTCTGTGGTAACCGTCGTCCACagtgaaatactgtaaatatttctgtttatctgatACTGAAGCTggaaacataataaaaacatgctGCATCTGTGGACTGGATTATTTTATCACAGTTCAGACAGGTACAGGTGAGTTCAGGTAGAATCACCTGATCTGAGCTCCAGCTGCAGACagtcctcctgtcctcctcagTCAGGACTCCTCACGTCTGCACTGAGAGATCtcaagaaggaggaggagccaGAAGTCGTCATCTTGTTTTGAAGCGACGTTTCCGGTCAGTTCCGTTCACCTCGCGCACTGAGAAGATGAACGCCCCTCCAGCTTTCGAGTCGTTTCTGTTGTttgaaggagagaagaagatCAGCATCAGCAAAGACACGAAGGTCCCCAACGCCTGCCTTTTCACCCTCAACAAGGAGGACCACACTCTGGGCAACATCATCCGAGCGTAAGAGGCTAACGCTCCGAGCTAACACAGAGCTAACACACGgctaacagacagacacacagctaaCACACGgctaacagacagacacacagctaaCACACGgctaacagacagacacacggtaaacacactgtcacacagctTTCAAACCGGAGGCTGAGGGCTTCTAAAGCCAGGGAAACAGAGGTACAGAGCTAACGATGCTAAACACAGAGCTAACAGGCTAAAATCAGGAGGCTCTTATTGTGAAAGTCTCTGATGACTCTGGACCAGAATTATTttataaacaacaaataattaGTTTTGTAATCTGAGCTGATCAGACTGTTCtcacttcagtcagtcagttcgTCTGATTAATCCACTGATCAATTAGTTGATCGATAGAAAATTAACCCCCTGTTGCATGGTGTTGATGGTTCCAGTGAAGAAATGTGATGAACCCCATcatcaataaaataatcaataatgataataagatCAACTGCAGCTCGaacactttttattttggttcattttatatcattaaaTAATGACTGTAGCATGAGACTTCAGCAGCAGTCAGCTGGACTCTGATCAATGCGACTCATCAGTACCTGaccaggtgtgtgtctgtgtttcagtcagcTCCTGAAGGATCCTCAGGTTCTGTTTGCTGGTTACAAAGTTCCTCATCCTCTGGAGCACAAGATCGTCATCAGAGTCCAGACCACACCTGATTACAGcccacaggtaacacacacacctcactaCTGGTCATTACTAATGCTACAGCAGGTGCCGGGGGCTTTTACTTTTACAGGAAGTGATGTATTgttgacaggaagtgatgtttTGTTGACAGGAAGCATTTACAAATGCCATCACAGACCTGATCAGCGAGCTGTCTCTGCTGGAGGAACGCTTCAGAGTCGCcatcaaagacaaacaggaagggATCGAGTGAAGCCCCGCCCCtcctgatgatgtcatttcctttgtgtgtgtgtttatttttataaataaagtctGAGATGTCACGCAAGGTGTGGTGTATCACCTATTTACCTGCTGCTCAGGTGAATCCTCAGGTGTGTTGGTAGGAAactggaccaggaccaggaccagtcCTGGGGTCTACAGAACCAATAACATAAAGCTGAAACATGTTAAACCTGTCTCACCTGGTTTGATCCAGTCTGACCTGCCTCAGGTGATGAACAGACGACCAACACGTCTGTATCTTagcaacagtttttattttatttttttaaacaacagggaaaaaagaaaaaatccaatATGGTCACACGATCGGTCTCTCCTCTCCGACTGGcttcttgtttatttttactaaagactccaggtgtgtgtgtggggagtgggggtggggtggggggtcaaAGGtcgtgtgtgtatttgtgggagttagaggtcagaggtcggcGTCTCTCTGCGCCTCCATGgctctcttcatcttctctaCCATCCACTGAGGAACAGTGAACGGCTTCATCTCGTCCATCCTGACGTCCGGACAGTccctgaccacacacacacaaccgtTACCATGGTAACTACAGGGGGGGTTACTATGGAGACACAGACGTGATGTCAGACTCACTTGTACTCGTCACTGCGGGACAGATCCTGGATGTCCTCTTCAATCAGCAGGTAtgcctgaacacaaacagacaagacaggtcagacaggtgtgtgcaggtGCAGGCTCTTGTCCTGAACCCTCTGGGCTCCTGTAGACCCATTCAGTGATCCTATGTGGGTCCAGGTCTCTGTCCTGGTTACAGGTGTAACCTGGTGAACTCACCTGGGACAGGTGACTACACCAGGACTCACCTCGACTCAAGACATACCTGGACCCGGACTCCGTTATATCAGTCTGAGTGTTTCTCACCATCTTCCCTCCTGTCGCTCTCATGTGATGTCGTTCTGCCAACCATTGCTTATCCTTTGCATCTGCAGcgtactgacacacacacacacacacacacacaatggttAAACTGATCTCTGCTGTCGACTGTCGGGTTTGATGGTTCAGATGTTTTTGAGGTCAGAGGGGTttagtctgtctgtgtcattaCCTTGAACAGGTCGGCGTGTTTGATGTAGATTCGTCCTCTGGTCCCGCCCATCCCCAGCGCCCTACAGGGAcatcacacagacaggtgacctttaacctctccAGGTGTGTTAAAGCTGAGTCAAATCAGTTTCTACTGCAACAACCACATGAGAACAGCATGTAGCTAATGTTGGGTTAGCGTATTCTTAGCGTGCTGTTGACTGACTTGTTTGCTCTGGAGCCGAGAACAAACGTGCTGCTGTCGTTGAGTCTGGATGGATCCCACTGAAATATAGACAGGTAAACACACTCAGGTGAGTCattagatgatgatgatgttcagAGTTCACCCGCAGGTGAGAATaggtttttatatttatttttatctgttgaAGAAACTTCCTGGAAACACAAGTCAGAATAAACAGGTGAACTTGTCCTGATCAGCTGATTAATCTAGTTTAGCATCAGAGCATCTTTGGGTCGGTCTTCATCAGACTGGTGGTTCTGTACTGATGCACCTGAGTCCTCACACCTGTTTTATGGAAACACCCAAGTGAACCTGACAGGTGAGCTGTAACTCACCTTTGGTCCTTCTCTCTTGATGGGATCAGACTTCGGTTTCACTCTgagaacaaacagacagagggaggtcAGGTGATCATCTACCTGGATACTGATGATGTCACCTGGTACCAGGTACTCACTGAGAGAAGGTCAGAGGTCGATCAGAGGAGACGAGCGTGGCGCTGGGACGAGTTTTTCtctgacaacacaaacaaatctgttaaaaaaacgACAACACCTGttcactgtaaataaataaataaataaagatgtttaCCTTCTTGGGGAGGGGGCTTCCTCTCTGACTGCAGTCTTCATCAGCGGGTCTGGACCTCTGTCAGGAACAAAGACCCAGAATCAGAACCAGACCAGGTTACGACCTGCTGCTgatgatctgattggtcagtgaGAGGACTCCTACCTTAATGGCGACCTCTGGCCCCGCCCTCTTCACCTCCCCCTCTGGAAACAGCTGTTTGGCCTGGTgatgacagcagaggaaaccatggtaaccacagagacacatacacacaggtgagCAGATGACCATCTGGGTCAGAGGCCagacaacaggaagtgacctcACATGTTCCAGAACGTTCCTGCAGGCctctctgatcagctgatcagtctGAATGTCGTCTCCCACGTTCTCCTTCACGTTCTCTGCTGCCTTCTCAAAgaactgcaacacaaacacctgtGAAACACCTGAGCAGGTTCATCagaaaactatatatatatataaagtgaCCTCagtctgtgacctctgaccttctgaTACTTCCTGAACACAGCCATGATGTCATCGTTGAAGCTGGGCTGAAGCACCGCCCTCAACAGGTCCATGGACACCTGAGGATCCGtgtagctacacacacacacacacacagaggtgagtTTGAACCTGTATTAACAATATCAGCTCTCAGTCACCAAACTAACACAAACCTACACACATTAGCACTATATGTGAATTTAAAGACAGTGAATTCACATGAACTggttcattattatcatcagaaTCACCTGACTGTCATGTGAGAGCGACGTCCTCGTCTGTGAATCTGTCGGTGTTTGATCATCACGTTCCACGGCttctacagagaaacacagagaaccATCAGAGGATCTACAGGGAACCATCAGAAACCTAAACCCCAGGTTTCCATCAGATTGTGACACTGAGTGAATGAGTCCATCTTCCCTGCTGAGTTTACCGGGAACGTTCAGACCTGCTGGTCCGGTCTGTCCCGGTGCTGAGGACATATTCCTCACGGTTCAACTGTCAcatctcattttatttcttcttgtAGTTCAGTTAGTGAAACAGACGTTTGCAGCTTTTAGCCTCAGTAAAACAGAACAAACCGCCGCTATGTTTTaatgatgaaacaaaacaaagcatcaGTTCAGGTTAGCATCGAGCTAAGCTAACCCGTTAGCTGCGGGTCTTACCGGGGTCTGCTCCGGCTGCTCCTGCCCGTCATGCTCCAGCCAATCCCGGCCTCCCTCACTGCGGTGGGCTCCCATGATGAAAACAGTTCTGGTCTAGTTCGATCCGGGACTAACCGAGCTAACTCTTCCGGGCTGGGCTAACAGCAGGTGAAGCTAGCAGCGGGAGCTACCGGTGTTCAGTTTCCGGCTGATGTAATAAAAACGTTACCGGAGAATTACCGGAGAGTTACCAGGGTCTCAGCGCTGAGAGACACTGACAGGATGATGGGTGATTATCAGTAAAATGGTAGTCAATAATCAACtctgtttaatgtttgattCCAGGAAAT of Lates calcarifer isolate ASB-BC8 linkage group LG12, TLL_Latcal_v3, whole genome shotgun sequence contains these proteins:
- the ube2c gene encoding ubiquitin-conjugating enzyme E2 C, producing MASQNMDPAAAAASSTVALKGSESGGSAARSSVSKRLQQELMTLMMSGDKGISAFPESDNLFKWIGTIDGAQGTVYEGLRYRLSLDFPAGYPYQAPRVKFVTPCFHPNVDEQGFICLDILKDKWSALYDVRSILLSIQSLLGEPNNESPLNMTAAELWEDQEAFKAHLHSTFQK
- the polr2j gene encoding DNA-directed RNA polymerase II subunit RPB11-a codes for the protein MNAPPAFESFLLFEGEKKISISKDTKVPNACLFTLNKEDHTLGNIIRAQLLKDPQVLFAGYKVPHPLEHKIVIRVQTTPDYSPQEAFTNAITDLISELSLLEERFRVAIKDKQEGIE
- the LOC108890704 gene encoding deoxynucleotidyltransferase terminal-interacting protein 1; translated protein: MGAHRSEGGRDWLEHDGQEQPEQTPKPWNVMIKHRQIHRRGRRSHMTVSYTDPQVSMDLLRAVLQPSFNDDIMAVFRKYQKFFEKAAENVKENVGDDIQTDQLIREACRNVLEHAKQLFPEGEVKRAGPEVAIKRSRPADEDCSQRGSPLPKKRKTRPSATLVSSDRPLTFSQVKPKSDPIKREGPKWDPSRLNDSSTFVLGSRANKALGMGGTRGRIYIKHADLFKYAADAKDKQWLAERHHMRATGGKMAYLLIEEDIQDLSRSDEYKDCPDVRMDEMKPFTVPQWMVEKMKRAMEAQRDADL